The Xanthomonas sp. DAR 34887 genome has a segment encoding these proteins:
- a CDS encoding amidohydrolase, which produces MRHLLLACLGVALCGPAAAASRFVEDPYPSTYRPLASTPVLIEHATVLTGTGERLDDADVLLQDGRVQAVGRALAAPANATRVDGHGKWVTPGIIDVHSHLGVYASPGVSAHSDGNEMTAPVTPNVWAEHSIWPQDPGFGTALAGGVTSLQVLPGSANLVGGRGVTLKNVPATTYQAMKFPGAPWGLKMACGENPKRVYGEKGGPATRMGNVAGYRAAFIDASEYLRKNAPKKKAPEKRHWWSRGAGDNDSSGDSGGKRDLKLDTLAGAINGDIRVHIHCYRADEMTTMLDLAKEFGFKIAAFHHGVEAYKIADRLAQENVCGALWADWWGFKMEAFDGIQENIALVDRPANGCAIVHSDSEEGIQRLNQEAAKAMAAGRRAGMDIPPERAIRWLTSNPAKALGIEKQTGSLEPGKMADVVVWNGSPFSSYALAEKVYIDGAQVYDRADRRLQPRSDFMLGQEAAP; this is translated from the coding sequence ATGCGTCATCTGTTGCTCGCCTGCCTGGGCGTGGCGTTGTGCGGCCCTGCCGCGGCCGCCTCGCGCTTCGTCGAAGACCCCTACCCCAGCACCTACCGGCCGCTGGCGTCCACGCCGGTGCTGATCGAGCACGCCACCGTGCTCACCGGCACCGGCGAGCGCCTGGACGATGCCGACGTGCTGCTGCAGGACGGCCGCGTGCAGGCCGTGGGCCGCGCGCTCGCCGCCCCGGCCAACGCCACCCGCGTCGACGGCCACGGCAAGTGGGTCACGCCCGGCATCATCGACGTGCACTCGCACCTGGGCGTGTACGCCAGCCCCGGCGTCAGCGCGCACAGCGACGGCAACGAGATGACCGCGCCGGTGACGCCCAACGTCTGGGCCGAACATTCGATCTGGCCGCAGGATCCGGGCTTCGGCACCGCGCTGGCCGGCGGCGTCACCTCGCTGCAGGTGCTGCCGGGCTCGGCCAACCTGGTCGGCGGCCGCGGCGTGACCCTGAAGAACGTGCCGGCCACCACCTACCAGGCGATGAAGTTTCCCGGCGCGCCGTGGGGCCTGAAGATGGCCTGCGGCGAAAATCCCAAGCGCGTGTACGGCGAGAAGGGCGGCCCGGCCACGCGCATGGGCAACGTCGCCGGCTACCGCGCCGCGTTCATCGACGCCAGCGAATACCTGCGCAAGAACGCGCCGAAGAAGAAGGCGCCGGAAAAGCGCCATTGGTGGAGCCGCGGCGCCGGCGACAACGACAGCTCCGGCGACAGCGGCGGCAAGCGCGACCTGAAGCTGGACACCCTGGCCGGCGCGATCAACGGCGACATCCGCGTGCACATCCACTGCTACCGCGCCGACGAGATGACCACCATGCTCGACCTGGCCAAGGAATTCGGCTTCAAGATCGCCGCCTTCCACCACGGCGTGGAGGCCTACAAGATCGCCGACCGGCTGGCCCAGGAGAACGTCTGCGGCGCGCTGTGGGCGGACTGGTGGGGCTTCAAGATGGAAGCCTTCGACGGCATCCAGGAGAACATCGCGCTGGTCGATCGCCCGGCCAACGGCTGCGCCATCGTGCATTCGGATTCGGAGGAAGGCATCCAGCGGCTCAACCAGGAAGCGGCCAAGGCGATGGCCGCCGGGCGCCGCGCCGGCATGGACATCCCGCCCGAGCGCGCGATCCGCTGGCTGACCAGCAATCCGGCCAAGGCGCTGGGCATCGAGAAGCAGACCGGCTCGCTGGAACCGGGCAAGATGGCCGACGTGGTGGTGTGGAACGGCAGCCCGTTCAGTTCCTATGCGCTGGCCGAGAAGGTCTACATCGACGGCGCGCAGGTCTACGACCGCGCCGACCGCCGCCTGCAACCCAGATCCGACTTCATGCTCGGCCAGGAGGCTGCCCCATGA
- a CDS encoding S8 family peptidase — MNAPHRPLLVPRRLLLTLKLGEMPEHLPGLRAVRGYGAAMGDYVDRGAIDRLLRHHGGAFRAARLHSARLRRNDSRAIGARRFDEAEQLSGVARVLRIDLRDGEHLPTLLRALAELPMVERVGADHLCGLPFDARDAGERNAAPAHDAWAREAMRLPQALRLEPGDPAVVIGLADTGVALQHPELAGRLRAGFDSVDLDPDSVGGLALVGDFRRSGERPQDEVGHGSGCAAILVANGRQLPPGSAGACGLTPVRVLGAALGSGDRRVGVGALDNIDAGMKRLIDLGVKVINMSFGTPESALLADAPKPHEETVRYALARGVVLVAASGNSGLNERFYPAAHDGVIAVGAVDPGLVPAGFSTRGAHVAVCAPGRDIRTCALEGYQVASGTSFAAPFVAAVCGLMVARAQRRAWPLDSHLARRLLHASARPFAAAGVTDCGSGVVDAQAVLYALDASIDAQMREAGEDLEPDATPAPLPSAPVAA, encoded by the coding sequence ATGAACGCCCCGCATCGCCCCCTGCTGGTACCGCGCCGGCTGCTGCTGACGCTCAAGCTCGGCGAGATGCCCGAACACCTGCCCGGGCTGCGCGCGGTGCGCGGCTACGGCGCGGCGATGGGCGACTACGTGGACCGCGGCGCGATCGACCGGCTGCTGCGCCACCACGGCGGTGCGTTCCGCGCCGCGCGCCTGCACAGCGCGCGCCTGCGCCGCAACGACAGCCGCGCGATCGGCGCGCGCCGCTTCGACGAGGCCGAGCAGCTCAGCGGCGTGGCGCGGGTGCTGCGCATCGACCTGCGCGATGGCGAACACCTGCCGACGCTGCTGCGCGCGCTGGCGGAACTGCCGATGGTGGAACGGGTCGGCGCCGATCACCTGTGCGGCCTGCCGTTCGATGCGCGCGATGCCGGCGAGCGCAACGCCGCGCCCGCGCACGACGCCTGGGCGCGCGAGGCGATGCGGCTGCCGCAGGCGCTGCGCCTGGAGCCGGGCGATCCGGCGGTGGTGATTGGCCTGGCCGATACCGGCGTGGCCCTGCAGCACCCGGAGCTGGCCGGGCGCCTGCGCGCCGGCTTCGACAGCGTCGACCTGGATCCGGACAGCGTCGGCGGCCTGGCCCTGGTCGGCGATTTCCGCCGCAGCGGCGAGCGCCCGCAGGACGAAGTCGGCCACGGCAGCGGCTGCGCCGCGATCCTGGTCGCCAACGGCCGCCAGCTGCCGCCGGGCAGCGCCGGTGCCTGCGGGCTGACCCCGGTGCGGGTGCTGGGCGCGGCGCTGGGCAGCGGCGATCGCCGCGTCGGCGTCGGTGCGCTGGACAACATCGACGCCGGCATGAAGCGACTGATCGATCTGGGGGTCAAGGTCATCAACATGAGCTTCGGCACGCCCGAATCGGCGTTGCTGGCGGATGCGCCCAAGCCGCACGAGGAAACCGTGCGCTACGCGCTGGCGCGCGGGGTGGTGCTGGTCGCGGCCAGCGGCAATTCCGGACTGAACGAACGTTTCTATCCCGCCGCGCACGACGGCGTGATCGCGGTGGGCGCGGTCGATCCGGGCCTGGTCCCGGCCGGGTTCAGCACCCGCGGCGCGCATGTCGCGGTGTGCGCGCCGGGCCGCGACATCCGCACCTGTGCGCTGGAGGGCTACCAGGTCGCCTCCGGCACCAGCTTCGCCGCGCCGTTCGTCGCGGCCGTGTGCGGCCTGATGGTGGCGCGCGCGCAGCGTCGCGCCTGGCCGCTGGACAGCCACCTGGCGCGGCGCCTGCTGCACGCCAGCGCGCGGCCGTTCGCCGCCGCCGGGGTGACCGATTGCGGCAGCGGCGTGGTCGATGCGCAGGCGGTGCTGTACGCGCTCGACGCCAGCATCGATGCGCAGATGCGCGAGGCCGGCGAAGACCTCGAGCCCGACGCCACCCCCGCTCCGCTTCCCTCCGCGCCCGTCGCGGCCTGA
- the grxD gene encoding Grx4 family monothiol glutaredoxin — MSLDPALRSRIETLLSSNRVVLFMKGQPSMPQCGFSAKAVGALNELGVDFAHVNVLADQDIREGIKAYGDWPTIPQLYVDGELVGGSDIILQMAGSGELSELLGVEAPDRTPPTITITDAAAEMLRGALADAPGATLALAIDAQFQPNFQLAPTDPNAIAAESNGLRVQFDLASARRADGITIDWVDDLRGRGLAIDNPNAPKPVQELSVRDADDQVRAGGLILVDVRPPEERAIASVNVPFRTLDGDGRAQLEALPKDTALAFLCHHGGRSAQAAEQFRALGFSRVHNVVGGIDAWADAVDGSVAKY; from the coding sequence ATGTCCCTCGATCCCGCCCTGCGCTCCCGCATCGAAACGCTGCTCAGTTCCAACCGCGTCGTGCTGTTCATGAAAGGCCAGCCGAGCATGCCGCAGTGCGGCTTCTCCGCCAAGGCGGTGGGCGCGCTGAACGAACTGGGCGTCGACTTCGCCCACGTCAACGTGCTGGCCGACCAGGACATCCGCGAAGGCATCAAGGCCTACGGCGACTGGCCGACGATTCCGCAGCTGTACGTGGACGGCGAACTGGTCGGCGGCAGCGACATCATCCTGCAGATGGCCGGCAGCGGCGAGCTGAGCGAGCTGCTCGGAGTGGAAGCGCCGGACCGCACCCCGCCGACGATCACCATCACCGACGCCGCCGCGGAAATGTTGCGCGGCGCGCTGGCCGATGCCCCGGGCGCGACCCTGGCGCTGGCGATCGACGCGCAGTTCCAGCCGAACTTCCAGTTGGCCCCGACCGACCCCAACGCCATCGCCGCCGAGTCCAACGGCCTGCGCGTGCAGTTCGATCTGGCCAGCGCGCGCCGCGCCGACGGCATCACCATCGACTGGGTCGACGACCTGCGCGGCCGCGGCCTGGCGATCGACAACCCGAACGCGCCCAAGCCGGTGCAGGAACTGAGCGTGCGCGACGCCGACGACCAGGTGCGCGCCGGCGGCCTGATCCTGGTGGACGTGCGCCCGCCGGAAGAGCGCGCGATCGCCTCGGTGAACGTGCCGTTCCGCACGCTGGATGGCGATGGGCGCGCGCAGCTGGAAGCGCTGCCGAAGGACACCGCGCTGGCCTTCCTGTGCCACCACGGCGGGCGCAGCGCGCAGGCCGCCGAACAGTTCCGCGCGCTGGGCTTCAGCCGCGTGCACAACGTGGTCGGCGGCATCGATGCCTGGGCCGACGCCGTGGACGGCAGCGTGGCGAAATACTGA
- a CDS encoding DUF924 family protein, which yields MTEILPRDVVEFWRSAGRERWFVANDSFDANVRQHFLDAHHAAARDEYAGWMDGAEGALALLLLLDQVPRNAFRGSAHAYATDGLARRYAQLALAAGYDLQVEPELRMFFYLPYEHAEDPALQREAVELFSALGDADSLQWATQHEDIIARFGRFPHRNAALGRESTQDEQRFLDEGGFAG from the coding sequence ATGACCGAGATCCTGCCCCGCGATGTCGTGGAGTTCTGGCGCAGCGCCGGCCGCGAGCGTTGGTTCGTCGCCAACGACTCGTTCGACGCGAACGTGCGCCAGCATTTCCTGGACGCGCATCACGCCGCGGCGCGCGACGAGTACGCCGGGTGGATGGACGGCGCCGAGGGCGCGCTGGCGCTGCTGCTGTTGCTCGACCAGGTGCCGCGCAACGCCTTCCGCGGCAGCGCGCATGCCTACGCCACCGATGGCCTGGCCCGGCGCTACGCGCAGCTGGCGCTGGCGGCCGGCTACGACCTGCAGGTGGAGCCGGAGTTGCGCATGTTCTTCTACCTGCCGTACGAGCATGCCGAAGACCCGGCCTTGCAGCGCGAGGCGGTGGAGCTGTTCAGCGCGCTGGGCGATGCCGACAGCCTGCAGTGGGCCACGCAGCACGAGGACATCATCGCGCGCTTCGGCCGCTTCCCGCATCGCAATGCGGCGCTGGGGCGGGAGAGCACGCAGGACGAGCAGCGGTTCCTGGACGAGGGCGGCTTTGCTGGGTGA
- a CDS encoding polysaccharide deacetylase family protein, whose amino-acid sequence MASWGMTVPETLHRIPRHPYRWLPLALLSQALVAAVWWHWGWRIGLPALLASHAALVLPVFLPRARLYAPVLSRLPGTAPRVWLTIDDGPSDDTAPLLDLLDRHQAKATFFLVGDRAAARPQLVREILRRGHGIGNHSQTHPQAWFWALGPRRMAREIGQAQQALAAIAGTAPRWYRSVVGMTNPFVAAPLRRHGLTRVAWSARGFDGVHCDPAATVARIARDLRPGAIVLLHEGAAHGHNLAIVEGVLRAMREKGLVSVLPG is encoded by the coding sequence ATGGCATCATGGGGCATGACAGTTCCGGAAACGCTGCATCGCATCCCCCGCCACCCCTACCGCTGGCTGCCGCTGGCGCTGCTCTCGCAGGCGCTGGTGGCGGCGGTCTGGTGGCACTGGGGCTGGCGGATCGGGCTGCCGGCGCTGCTGGCCTCGCACGCGGCGCTGGTGCTGCCGGTGTTCCTGCCGCGGGCCCGGCTGTACGCCCCGGTGCTCAGCCGCCTGCCCGGCACTGCGCCGCGGGTGTGGCTGACCATCGACGACGGCCCCTCCGACGACACCGCGCCGCTGCTGGACCTGCTCGACCGCCACCAGGCCAAGGCCACCTTCTTCCTGGTCGGCGACCGCGCCGCCGCGCGGCCGCAGCTGGTGCGCGAGATCCTGCGCCGCGGCCACGGCATCGGCAACCACAGCCAGACCCACCCGCAGGCCTGGTTCTGGGCGTTGGGGCCGCGGCGCATGGCGCGCGAGATCGGCCAGGCGCAGCAGGCGCTGGCCGCCATCGCCGGCACCGCGCCGCGCTGGTACCGCTCGGTGGTGGGCATGACCAACCCCTTCGTCGCCGCGCCGCTGCGCCGCCACGGCCTGACCCGGGTCGCCTGGAGCGCGCGCGGCTTCGACGGCGTGCACTGCGATCCCGCCGCGACCGTGGCGCGCATCGCGCGCGACCTGAGGCCCGGCGCGATCGTGTTGCTGCACGAAGGCGCGGCGCATGGCCACAACCTGGCGATCGTGGAGGGGGTGTTGCGGGCGATGCGCGAGAAAGGCCTGGTCAGCGTATTGCCGGGCTAG
- a CDS encoding N-acetylmuramoyl-L-alanine amidase, translating into MALIRATRDTVNDRFNVLSFSVRTENPLFEIGLATDPQLLKPENRAQRTARNFFSSRIQPRSKDREAMYLVPPSVMARFVGQPRLYFGLVTYSDRNRSQPIEVNLPDRGSMYVSLAGLSERSLRRATRSGDSGNYGNGGIDLGWGGDAAAPATGNSGSAATAPNAGGGTTGTRGGYSDGYSDELWQQQPAPPASNGAGNAAPPAQAPAAAPAAPAASSPAAPTASAQAWRARSLAQDTASDPDAAYGIEGPIPDDTLSAGSLGLRTLASPLGAPAPQYPQASRFVAANPTNYRASSAPRSIERIVLHITDGGARIDGTLGWFQNPAARVSAHYVIGQDGEVVQMVRHEDVAWHARSANGNSIGIEHVANTRGLRPSQAQLCASAALVLWLCERYGIPADRTHILGHAEADPQTSHRGCPDAVWEWPAYMQSITSRSCLAGPAAATAQGLAVRGAAPRRATAPAQAMRVVGPYYRPSGWLDALRAQLEFFAGSAQWLLGVDDTSVPPHSAICQARRVDGSEGGAAHGSAFFIGPRLLLTAAHVVDGQDELIIVPGKNGAGSDSAGEPRGRFRVGAADMQMHPAYSADNRDFDMALIRVPAGAAAPDYFDLVEELTQSRPEDVVVCGYSAYSPDSSAIGGLVNAVIDPDKQHLHGGHIRSLPSEETFDYDLQSLGGASGSPVYYIEAGDVPRAHMVGVHVAPATATTNLGCRITAGKLAWIRQQAAAWGQTVAFSLGARALAQEAAATSEAEIDPDAFGICEDEPTDSVAAGAQALRANTLQAPAPDYPGASRFAPAHARNFRRGRRAGSSVDRIVIHITAGGPRIDGTIAWFQNGDRPNVSSAHYIVGRDGEVVQMVRNADTAYHASAANSRSVGIEHCANKPSRGNPRDLPLTEPQYQASAQLVAWLCAQFGIAADREHIVGHYEISPRDNHDCPSSIWDWDHYMACVQQALAERSAHATTAQSLATRGYARAQEIITPFYDPSDPATALTCQDDAFSQAREEWFIGVEDTRAFPHSAICQLVSDDGTGTGFYIGRNRILTCAHNLHGSSQVTIVPALNGTGNAPFGSCTVPASSWRLAPGYASSSDSERDLAVIENVPIEAPNGRWFRFLQATPSEHMPLVVCGYSRSSDAVPELTALMNGDKQHLHGGYARAMSSAELIEYPILTLHRASGAPVYALDRSSGQLEARVCAVHISGAPAAQGLNRGCFLTPAKLAWIEGSSSAFALPGTARTLGAEPRYDVPLIPQPDKDACWAASMAMLLSYRRHASIAPETLAAEVGQSLSTSYDWALLDAVKARYGFVAIEQPSNASLYHTPQQWADWLSAHGPLWVVIVGAPHAVVLAGIRGNLADPAATQVLLLNPWDTRVAFDNDPVAFNPPNAGYADWLPFQDFASDFGNMAEPDYGNWRVLYLPATAATAQGLGTGAMRLARPPAPARALDADPAAGQGDEPLEPSRIAGTRMRRVRGSAGGCRWALEQLQGRKAPRSGGSGPSSLAGGDVRIALDDWPAIDGAATPLPLTVRFYAEAGSVGEVRIDAGVPARLDYGVEVSARIDDAEDVGNVATLKVSIDYRFSGLAQGNPAASIELRLLGDGRYERINRWTAQPAGAAVAA; encoded by the coding sequence GGCGGCATCGACCTGGGCTGGGGCGGCGACGCCGCAGCGCCCGCCACCGGCAACAGTGGCTCCGCGGCCACCGCACCGAACGCCGGCGGCGGCACCACCGGCACGCGCGGCGGCTACAGCGATGGCTATTCGGACGAGCTATGGCAGCAGCAACCTGCCCCGCCCGCCAGCAACGGCGCGGGCAATGCAGCGCCGCCTGCACAGGCGCCCGCAGCGGCGCCTGCTGCGCCCGCCGCCTCCAGCCCCGCCGCGCCGACCGCTTCGGCGCAAGCCTGGCGCGCCCGCAGCCTGGCGCAGGACACCGCATCCGACCCCGACGCCGCCTACGGCATCGAAGGCCCCATTCCGGACGACACGCTCAGCGCCGGCAGCCTGGGCCTGCGCACGCTCGCCTCGCCGTTGGGCGCACCCGCGCCGCAATACCCGCAGGCCAGCCGCTTCGTCGCCGCCAACCCGACCAACTACCGCGCGTCGAGCGCGCCGCGCAGCATCGAACGCATCGTGCTGCACATCACCGATGGCGGCGCCAGGATCGACGGCACGCTGGGCTGGTTCCAGAATCCGGCGGCGCGGGTCAGCGCGCATTACGTGATCGGCCAGGACGGCGAAGTGGTGCAGATGGTGCGCCACGAGGATGTCGCCTGGCATGCGCGCAGCGCCAACGGCAACAGCATCGGCATCGAGCACGTGGCCAACACGCGCGGCCTGCGCCCGAGCCAGGCGCAGCTGTGCGCGTCGGCGGCGCTGGTGCTGTGGCTGTGCGAGCGCTACGGCATTCCCGCCGACCGCACGCACATCCTCGGCCATGCCGAGGCCGATCCGCAGACCAGCCATCGCGGCTGCCCGGATGCGGTGTGGGAGTGGCCGGCGTACATGCAGTCGATCACCAGCCGCAGTTGCCTGGCCGGGCCCGCAGCGGCCACCGCGCAGGGTCTGGCCGTGCGCGGCGCCGCACCGCGCAGGGCCACGGCACCGGCGCAGGCGATGCGCGTGGTCGGGCCGTACTACCGGCCCAGCGGCTGGCTGGACGCGCTGCGTGCGCAGCTGGAATTCTTCGCCGGCAGCGCGCAATGGCTGCTCGGCGTGGACGACACCAGCGTGCCGCCGCACAGCGCGATCTGCCAGGCGCGGCGCGTGGACGGCAGCGAGGGCGGCGCAGCGCACGGCAGCGCGTTCTTCATCGGCCCGCGCCTGCTGCTCACCGCCGCGCACGTGGTCGACGGGCAGGACGAACTGATCATCGTGCCGGGCAAGAACGGCGCCGGCAGCGACAGCGCCGGCGAACCGCGCGGGCGGTTCCGCGTCGGTGCCGCCGACATGCAGATGCATCCGGCCTATAGCGCGGACAACCGCGACTTCGACATGGCGTTGATCCGGGTGCCGGCCGGCGCCGCCGCGCCGGACTATTTCGACCTGGTCGAGGAGCTGACCCAGTCGCGGCCGGAGGACGTGGTGGTGTGCGGCTACTCGGCCTATTCGCCGGACAGCAGCGCGATCGGCGGGCTGGTCAATGCGGTCATCGATCCCGACAAGCAGCACCTGCACGGCGGCCATATCCGTTCGCTGCCCAGCGAGGAGACGTTCGACTACGACCTGCAGTCGCTCGGCGGCGCCAGCGGTTCGCCGGTGTACTACATCGAAGCCGGCGACGTGCCGCGCGCCCACATGGTCGGCGTGCACGTGGCTCCCGCCACCGCCACCACCAATCTGGGCTGCCGGATCACCGCCGGCAAGCTGGCCTGGATCCGCCAGCAGGCGGCCGCCTGGGGCCAGACCGTGGCGTTCTCGCTGGGCGCGCGTGCGCTGGCGCAGGAGGCGGCCGCTACAAGCGAGGCCGAGATCGATCCGGATGCGTTCGGCATCTGCGAAGACGAACCCACCGACAGCGTCGCCGCCGGCGCGCAAGCGCTGCGCGCGAACACACTGCAGGCGCCCGCGCCCGACTACCCCGGCGCCAGCCGCTTCGCCCCGGCGCATGCGCGCAATTTCCGCCGCGGCCGCCGCGCCGGCAGCAGCGTGGACCGCATCGTCATCCACATCACCGCCGGCGGGCCGCGCATCGACGGCACCATCGCCTGGTTCCAGAACGGCGACCGGCCCAACGTCAGCAGCGCGCACTACATCGTCGGCCGCGACGGCGAAGTGGTGCAGATGGTGCGCAACGCCGACACCGCCTACCACGCCAGCGCCGCCAATTCGCGCAGCGTCGGCATCGAGCATTGCGCCAACAAGCCCAGCCGCGGCAATCCGCGCGACCTGCCGCTCACCGAGCCGCAATACCAGGCCTCCGCGCAGCTCGTGGCATGGCTGTGCGCGCAATTCGGCATCGCCGCCGATCGCGAGCACATCGTCGGCCACTACGAGATCTCCCCCCGCGACAACCACGATTGTCCTTCCTCGATCTGGGACTGGGACCACTACATGGCCTGCGTGCAGCAGGCGCTGGCCGAGCGCAGCGCGCACGCGACAACCGCACAGAGCCTGGCCACGCGCGGCTATGCGCGCGCACAGGAAATCATCACCCCGTTCTACGACCCGAGCGATCCGGCCACCGCGCTGACCTGCCAGGACGATGCCTTCAGCCAGGCGCGCGAGGAATGGTTCATCGGGGTCGAGGACACCCGCGCGTTCCCGCATTCGGCGATCTGCCAGCTGGTGTCGGACGACGGCACCGGCACCGGTTTCTACATCGGCCGCAACCGCATCCTCACCTGCGCACACAACCTGCACGGCAGTTCGCAGGTCACCATCGTGCCCGCGCTCAACGGCACCGGCAACGCGCCGTTCGGCAGCTGCACGGTGCCGGCGTCGTCGTGGCGGCTGGCGCCGGGCTATGCCTCGTCCAGCGACAGCGAGCGCGACCTGGCGGTGATCGAGAACGTGCCGATCGAGGCGCCCAACGGCCGGTGGTTCCGCTTCCTGCAGGCGACTCCGTCCGAGCATATGCCGCTTGTCGTCTGCGGCTATTCGCGGAGCTCGGACGCGGTGCCGGAACTGACCGCGCTGATGAACGGCGACAAGCAGCACCTGCACGGCGGCTACGCGCGGGCAATGAGCAGCGCCGAGCTGATCGAATACCCGATCCTGACCCTGCATCGCGCCAGCGGCGCGCCGGTGTACGCGCTGGACCGCAGCAGCGGCCAACTGGAGGCGCGGGTCTGCGCGGTGCACATCTCCGGCGCGCCGGCGGCGCAGGGGCTGAACCGCGGTTGCTTCCTCACCCCCGCCAAGCTCGCATGGATCGAAGGCAGCAGCAGCGCGTTCGCGCTGCCGGGCACGGCGCGTACGCTGGGCGCCGAACCGCGCTACGACGTGCCGCTGATCCCGCAACCGGACAAGGACGCGTGCTGGGCCGCGTCGATGGCGATGCTGCTGTCGTACCGCCGCCATGCCTCGATCGCGCCGGAGACGCTGGCCGCCGAAGTCGGCCAGTCGCTGAGCACTTCGTACGACTGGGCGCTGCTGGATGCGGTGAAGGCACGCTACGGCTTCGTCGCCATCGAGCAGCCGTCCAACGCCAGCCTGTACCACACACCGCAGCAATGGGCCGACTGGCTAAGTGCGCACGGCCCGTTGTGGGTGGTGATCGTCGGCGCGCCGCATGCGGTGGTGCTGGCCGGCATCCGCGGCAACCTCGCCGATCCGGCGGCCACCCAGGTGCTGCTGCTCAATCCCTGGGACACGCGGGTGGCGTTCGACAACGACCCGGTCGCGTTCAATCCGCCCAACGCCGGTTACGCCGACTGGCTGCCGTTCCAGGATTTCGCCTCGGACTTCGGCAACATGGCCGAACCGGACTACGGCAACTGGCGCGTGCTGTACCTGCCCGCCACCGCGGCCACCGCACAGGGCCTGGGCACCGGCGCGATGCGCTTGGCGCGGCCGCCGGCACCGGCCCGTGCGCTGGACGCCGACCCGGCCGCAGGCCAGGGCGACGAGCCGCTGGAACCCAGCCGCATCGCCGGCACGCGCATGCGCCGCGTGCGCGGCAGCGCCGGCGGCTGCCGCTGGGCGCTGGAGCAGTTGCAGGGCCGCAAGGCGCCGCGGAGCGGCGGCAGCGGGCCCAGCAGCCTTGCCGGCGGCGACGTGCGCATCGCGCTCGACGACTGGCCGGCGATCGACGGCGCGGCCACGCCGCTGCCGCTGACGGTGCGCTTCTACGCCGAGGCCGGCAGCGTCGGCGAGGTGCGGATCGACGCCGGCGTGCCGGCGCGCCTGGACTACGGCGTGGAGGTGAGCGCCCGCATCGACGACGCCGAGGACGTGGGCAATGTCGCCACGCTGAAGGTCTCCATCGACTACCGCTTCAGCGGCCTGGCCCAGGGCAATCCCGCCGCCAGCATCGAACTGCGCCTGCTCGGCGATGGCCGCTACGAGCGGATCAACCGCTGGACCGCGCAGCCGGCCGGCGCCGCGGTGGCGGCCTGA